The Rhodothermales bacterium DNA segment GGCGGGCCATTTGATACGCAAAGGAAAGCCCCGCCGGTCCGGATCCGATTACGCCCACACTCTCAGACCGGGCTGGGCCTTCGATGACGGGAAGCTTCAGCTTGTTCTGAATAGCCTGATCGCCGAGATACCGCTCCATAGCACTAACTGCCACGGCACCGTCTTTGTCCGATCTGTTGCACCCAGACTCGCAAGGGTGAGGACAGATTCGCCCCATGGTCGCAGGGAATGGGTTGCGCTCGACGACCATGTTCCACGCCTTCTCGAGTGCCTCCGATTCCGAATAGCCGAACGTCGTGCGCTGGGAGATCACTGCGAGCCAGCCTCGGACGTCCGTGCCGCTGGGACATCCTGCTGCGCATGGCGGAGTTTTCGTCTGCTGCCTTGGACGCCGAGTTATGTTTGGAGCCGGTTCCACGCTATTGTTTGCCGGTCGTGGGCGCCAGGTCGCCTTTCAGCAGAGTCAACTCCGCGTCCAGTTTTCGAATTCGACCCGACATGGTTTTCAAAACATTCAAAGCAAGAGTAGGATCTTCGTGAACCCGTCGCAAGAATGTCTTCTTGTCAATCGTGAGAACGCGAACCGGCGTTACGGCCCGGACAGTAGCGGACCGCACCTGCTTCTCAATGATAGCCATTTCTCCGAAAATCTCGCCCTTCTTCAGCACATCAACAACAGCCTCTTTGCCGTCTTCCTCCTTCAGTACCGCAACTTCGCCTTCCTGCAGTACGAACATGCAGTCACCGACCTCACCCTGCTGAATAAGTGTGGCGCCGGTGTCGTAGAACTTACCCAGAAGATTAGACTTCATTGGCCTTTCCCTCAGTAGATCCATTGTTGCGCAGGCCCGCCAGATTGCCGACCACGAGATTCGAAATCAGACCTCCGACAAATGCCGGTTTCATGGTCCGCATCAGCACATCCCGGTAGGGAGCACTGCCGGTGAACAGATCCCACAACACACTGCTCATCAGACGCTCGGAGCGTTGTGATGCCTGTTCTCTGGCGGTCATCCTGAGTACGCCGCGACGGGAAAAGCGTGTCTTCTGAATCAGGTGGCTGAATCCAAAAATAAACTTCCCGAGCGCGTTGTCGAGATTGATGGCTCTGCAGGCCGGCCAATAGTGTTTCCGCAGTGCCTGCTCAGAGAAGCCATGGAACGCAATTGCGCCGGCGGCGGCCTTGGACGTTCGATACGCGGCTCCGATACCGTCCTTGTACAGTCGCGAGACACCCGAGTCCCCAATAAAGATAAGCCGGTCGGCGAACGGTTGCCGCGCTCCCTTCACGTTGATACGTGGGAAGCAATGACAGACATTGTCCGGAGCGAAGCCATCCGGGAAGCATGCTTTTACCTCCGGGGACGACAAAAATGATTCGACAAGTGTCGAGTCGATATCATGGCCGAGTAAACAGAGAGTAACAAAATCGCCCTTCGGTATCATGGCCGCAAACTCGAGTCTCGGAAGGTCGAGCAGGAATACATGCATCGATGTCCCGAGGTGCTCTGCGATTCGGTCGCGTCCGAGATGATACTCGCATATGAAAGTCTTCATGGAGTCCGGCCGCCTGTACCGTGCGTTCTCATCAGACACAAGACCGAGAATTCGACTGTTGATTCCGGACGCGACAACCACGAGATCGAAAGTCGCAGGATCCGCGGACGAGAATGAAAGGCGAGGTTTCCCGAACAACCAGTCGAGCCCGGTCACCAGATCGTTAACGATCGTGGCGCCCGCCTCTTCGGCCAGTTCCTGCAGGTACTTGTCAAACCCGATGAAATCGATGGGAACCGATTCACGTGGACCATGCCCCCGATAAACCGCTGCGATTCTTTTCTCCTGGAGGGGCGTCTCGATTCGGACGTCTCCAACATCCATGTGCAGCATGTACGAATCGATGCCGCGCTGAACCACATGCTCGGGCAGATTAATGCCTTCCGTCGCGAGGAGCTGGACCAGAGATTCGGAAATGATCCCGCCACAGTGATTGCATCCCGCAGGACCGCTGTGCGTGAAGAAGCGCGGCTCGAATATGGTCAGAGCGATGTCAACGCCAACCAATTCCGCCATACCCAGCAGGAAGTAGCTGAACATTGACCCCGCCGGGCCACCACCGATCACGGCTACTCTCGTGCCATCTGCGAGGAGCATTTCCGTGGCGTCGTTCAGGACTCGGGGTGACGATCGGAGCTCCATGGACGGTGTGTGGTGTCAGTTCACAGGCAGCGCGCAGGATGATACAAGTGAAGAGACCCGACACCGGATGACAGGTGTTTCCTGATAATGTCGTAAGGTGAGTGAGTGGAGGGCGGTGTCACATGCTGTCGGCCGTCAGAAGGCGGAATTACTTCCCCTTGCTCTTCTTCTTTTTAGCCTTCTTGCCGCGCTTGCCGTCCTTCTTCTTTGACTTCTTCTTGTCTTTCTTTTTGGACTTCTCCTTTGACTTCCCGGCCTTCGTGACGTCCTGTTCGCGCGGTGCAGCAAGCGACAATTCGGAGGGTTGGCGCGACTCGCTGGTTTCAACCTCCTCTGACGCGACGGTTTGCGTCTCATCGACTGCTGACTTTGCAGCTGTGAGTCGCGACGTCTTCTCGACGATGCCGTCTTCTCCATTCGTCGGAGCCAACGCACCACCATTCGAAGAACGTGATGGCTGCGCCGTGACCCGGCGATGGGATGTTGTCGAACGAGGCGACACGGACGGGTTCGGGGAAGTTGGCGGGGGAGAAGATGGGCCCGCGCCAATTTCGTCAACTGCTTCGACGCCCTCCCAGTGATCCGGTACGCCCTGGATCATGAACTGGGCCGATCGTCGCAGATACAGATTTGCGGTCTTGTCGTCCGGGTTCCTGTCGATCACCTTCTTGAAGCAAACTGATGCGGTCGTGAACTCGCGCGCGAAATAGCAATCGAGTCCTTCTTCGAAGTCATTCTTCGTGTCGAGTTTGAGGTCAATCATGTAGTCGGGATCACCGTCGTAGATCTCGAATACGGCAACGTGCTCGTTCTTTCCCTTTACCTGCACTTTGCCCAGAAATCGCTGATGGTAGGTGTTGTCAGCCGGCAGGCGACTCAACGTCTCTTCGCTCACAACGAGCGATGCTCCGTAGAGCTTGCTCAGGCCCTCAATTCGATTTGCGAGGTTGACGGCATCCGAAAAAATGTCTCCCTGGGCCCTCTCACTCTCGCCGACTATTCCCAGCATCAGGCTGCCGGAATGGAGGCCAATACCGATTTCGATGGGCAGATCACCCTGGCTCTTCCGCACCGCATTGATCTCGGACAACATCTTCAATGTGTCTATCGAGGCCTTGACGGATTCCTCGGCCTGCTCGGGGAACAGCGCCATGATGGCGTCCCCGGTGTATCGGTCAATGAAGCCCCCATGATCCCGAATAACCGGACTCACCTGGGCGAGATAGGCGTTGATGAATTCGAAGTTCTCCTCGGGCGTCATCTTTTCCGAGAGCGTCGTGAATCTCCGGATATCGGACACAAAGATGGTCATCTCCTTCTGCACCATGTCACCGAGCTTGACGTCGATGATACTCTCGCGGTTCAGGTAGCGCAGAAACTCACGCGGTACGAACCGACCATATGCCTCATTGATCTTCTGAAGATTAAGTTGTGTCTTAATTCGTGCCAGTAACTCACTCTTGGCGATAGGTTTAGTGATATAGTCATTTGCTCCGGACGAAAGTCCCTCGACCAGGTCTGACACCTGGTTCTTGGCCGTCACCATGATGACAGGCAGTTCGCTGGGCAGGTAAGTTTCCCTGATCTTGTTGCATACCTCGAAGCCTGACATTCTTGGCATCATTACATCGAGAAGAACGAGATCAAATTTGTCGCCATTCGACAGTTCTCGCAGCGCCTCCGCACCGTTCATGGCCTGGGTGACGTTGTAGTTCGCCATCGAGAGCTGATTAACCATCACCTGCTGGTTGATCGGTTCATCGTCCACGACCAGTACACGGAACTCCTCGCCATCCGCCGCGACGGACACTTCAGACTCGACTTCACCACCTTCGCCCGACTGAACCACACCAGCATCTGCGATACGCTGGAGATACTCAGCACCTTCGAGTTCATCAGCCTCACCATCTGCGAGCGGCAGGGTAAAGAAAAACGTCGAACCTTTTTCCGGAGTGGAATCGACTCCAATCTCTCCTCCGTGAAGTTCTACCAATTGTCGGGTTACAGCCAGCCCCAGGCCTGTGCCACCATACTCGCGAGCCGTTGATGCGTCGACCTGCTCGAATGACTGGAAGATGGCTTCCTGTTTATCAGTCGGAATACCAATGCCGGTGTCAGAGACACAAATCCTGACGAATTCACCCTCGACGCTGCCCGTAAGTGTTACCGACCCTTCGGGCGTGAACTTTATCCCGTTGCCGACGAGATTGTGTAGCACCTGTTGGAGACGGTTCTCATCTGCCAGGGCAGGGGGCAGGTCTCTCGGAATTGCGTTCTTCAGGATGAGCGGCTTCTTCTGGATCAGCGGCTCGCTAACCCGAAGAACGATATCGCCGAGCACGCTCATGTCTACGGCCTTCAACTGTAGCTCCAGATCGTGCTCCTTAAGCTTCGAAAAATCGAGAATGTCATTGACGAGATTTGCAAGTCTCTTGCCGGATGCAACAATGAGTCCGATGTTGCTCATTGCCTTCGGACTCAGGACACCGGCAACGCCATCAATCATCGACTCCGCAATCCCAATGATACCGTTGAGAGGCGTACGCAGTTCGTGGGATGTGTTTGCGAGAAACTCGTCCTTGAGCCTGTCGATCCGGCGGAGGCGCTCGTTGATCTTGCGCTCCTTGGCCAACTGCTCCGCCTGGATCCGGGTCTTGTGCTGGATATACCCGTAGATGCCACCGCCCGCGAGAATCAGGTAGATGGCGAAGGCCCACCAACGAAGAAACCACGCCGGCATGACGGAGATCGTGCTTCGAACCGGAAAGGTCGATGCCACGCCATGATTGTTAGTGGCCACAAGCTCGAACGTGTAGTTTCGGGAGAACAGCCATGCAGGAAGGTTGGTGTACCGAATACGATGATCCGGTGTCGAGCTCGACCAGTCCTCGTCGTATCCAACAAGTCGCGTCCGGTACTGGACCTGTCGTTCGTTGGCGAAGCTAAGCGCCGCATACTCGAGGACAAGCTCGTTGTTACCCCAGTTATTCTCACGATATGCAATCCTCGTGATTCTGGGTGTCGGCGCAACTGAATTCGGACCATCGAGGACAGGACTGTAAACCGTCAGTCCGTTCGCCGTGCCATAGTAGACTTTTTCACTTTCGTCGACGAAGACCGAGCCGTAGTACCAAACCTCATTATCAATAAGTCCGTCTTGCTTAGTTACCGTGCGGACTACCTCGTGGCTTTCCGGATCGACTTCGGCAAGACCCGCGTTCGTACCCACCCACAGATTTTTTGTAGTTGGCGACACGGCAATGCTCAAGGCATTACTTGCCGGCAGGCCGCTGGCAACGTCGATCTTCGCTGTCACGGCTACGGGGTCATGACTAAGGGAGTAAAGGCCCCCTGACGTGCCAACCCACATTTCTCCCGCATCGTTGACCATCGATTCGATCTTTGATACCGGCCCGTCTTCCCAGATTGGCTCGAAGATGTCGCCGAGTACTTCGTCACCGAACGCGCGTGTACCACGTCCAAGAGAAACAGTCATCGGCCGACGTTCCATGCTCTCGACGCTGGCCACCGTCAAAGGCGCACGAGATCTGTACAGGCCGTGATCGCGCGTACCGACCCACAGGCGCCCCTCATCGTCAAACGCGACGGCGTGATAGTACGTTGCTGGAAGGCCTGATGTGGCGCGGAATGTGAACCATCGATCGTCAAGCAACAGGTAGATGCTCCGATAACCCTGAAACCAGATCGTCTCAATGGTGCGTTGCCGGTCCGAATCTAGCGGCATGCGAAGTCGCACTGCAGAGAGAATCGTCGTCCGCCGATACCCTCCGACATCGACACCGACTCCATTGACGGTAATCCTCGATGCCTCGGGTGCACGGGGAAGGCGTGGCGTACCAGGGAGTCTGATTCCGTTGATGCCCTCGTACGCGCCTAGCCACACCCTGCCAGACGCATCAGTGACGATGGCGTTTATCTGACTGTGTCGGAGTCCGTCTTCAGCCAGAATGTGTTCAGACGACCCGTCTTCGTAAACGCAGGCGAGGCCGCCAAACGTGCCCACCCAGAGAGAGCACCCGACGCGATCGTTGGGTTTGCCCGGAATCACTGACGTGACCTGGGCGGCTGGAAGTACAGGAGCCTCTCCAACTTGCGACTGCGCGCTGTAGTTCAGAAACGCGTCGAAATTGGCACGCAGTTTTGAGGCGCCCCCGGACTGAGCAAACCAGCGATTGCCCTCCCGATCGGTCATAATGTCGTTGATCGCGTCGGATCGGAGTCCGTTGCGACGACTGTACGTTCTCACGACCGAACCGGCACGATCCAGGCGGATAGCGCCCGAGCTCGAAGTCGCCACCCACATTCCGTCCGGCGACCAGTTAAAGTCCGTGACATCTCCTTCGTATCCAGACAAGACAGGCTCAAATCTGACGTTCGGAGCCTCTTCAGCCAGGCGCCAGACCGCTCCGGTCTTAGTCCCGATCCAGAGTGTACTGTCGGGGGCGTCGTACAGCACGTTGATCGGATCGGCGGAGGGTGCGGGAATAATCGTATGTTCATCCGCGCTGTCTGCAAATCGAAGGAAGAAACTCCTGTTCAGCCTGGACACCGCTGCCCAGACAGAACCGTTCCGCCTCGTTTCGACAGCGTACACGATTAGATTCGGTTCGCCAGGCTGAATGGATGTGGATATCGTATCTGCGACGGCTGAGCCATTGTCGCCGATTGAATACCGAACGATGCCGTTAGCGCTCGTGCCCGCCCAGATGCGGCCCATCCCATCGACCGAAAAGGCTACCTGCGAAACCGACACGTCAAGCAGTTCAGTATCGCCGATCGTCGTAGTGAACTGGATTCGCTCATTCGGTCCATATTCCCCGAGTGGTTTGGTTGACACGGACAGCCCCCCGTCGGACGCAACCCACAACCTTCCGAGGCGATCCTCTGTGACGGTCCGGACGCTCAGGTCGCGCAGTCCGTCGGCGGTGGTGTACACCTCGGCAGAATGACCATCGTACCGGACAAGTCCGGACGAGAACACCGTCATCCAGATAAAGCCGAGTCGGTCCTGGTCGACGTCGATGACATCTGCCGACGGAAGGGGAGCGATCTCGTTGTCAGGTGTGTAGTGAGTAAAGGGGAGAAGCTGCCCCGTTGCGGGAAGACAGACAAACGACATCAGTGCGAGAAGCACCCGGATCCGAATATGTGGGGTCGCGAAACTCATGTACATGTGAAGACGCACTGCCTGGTCCCGAATCGACCCTGGTCGGTTCGCGAGAGACCGCCGAGCTCCTAAATACGAGCATTCTTGAAATTGTGACGACGGAGATCTGTCACCCTGACGTAGTTATCGATCGAAACGACGCGAAATCAAGGTTTTGCGTTCCAATGTAAGTCCGGTGAAGGATCGATTTCGCGCGGGAATTACTTTGGCCGCGGTAAGAACGGCGTTGACAGGGATCCGGCCTGCCGCATCGTACTCAGAAGGTCACGCGGTGCACCCTAAACACGAGGGCCGGACGTACGATCAAAATCGTGCGCCCGGCCCTGTCCGACTCAATCAAAACCGCCTGGTCTACTCGAATCCAGTTCCTCCGCCTCCACCGCCGCCGCCGTTGTAGGACGAGAGCATGCCGGATTCAGATGAGTACGTCGAACTGACCTTGGCAGCTGTCTGAGCGCCAAAGAGCTCCTGCTCCAGAAAACGCTCCATGTATCGCAGCATATTCTCAGGAATGGGGCCGTCCTCTTCTCCCGCTGGATTGAGTACCAGTCCAAGTTTCGGCGTTGCATAGTTGAGTTCAGCAGCTATTAGCTGCCAGTACAACTTGCTCAACTCATCGACATTATTACGGCCTTCCGCAAGCGGCTGACTAAGGGCGTCAGCGACGTCGCACGCATTCTGGAACGTCGTCGGCGGTACAGTCGGATAGAGGAACGTGTTAAGATGGTTGATGAGGAAAGCCGCCGAGACTGGAGGCTGAACAACCTTGAACCGATCCTTGTAGGGAATCAGATCATCTCCCGTCCGGCAGACAGTCTTGAACTTGTTGAGCCACTCCGTCACACCAAGCGAGAAGATGGTGTAGTCCGGGTTGGACCTGAAGGCCGATGTGTAAAGGTCGGGCTCCGCCTCCCACGGAAAATCATTACGAGCGGAATCGGGTCCCACGGTCACGAGGAGTTGTGCTCCCGGTTCGCCTGAGACGTCAACGCCCTTGAATGTGTACAACCCGGCCAGACTCTCATTGAAGTCCTCTGGCTCGTCGGTGATCTCCGGAATCGAAATACAGTAGGTTCCGGCGGGTACGTCGGCAAAGACGTAATTCTCGGCGTACGGATCTCCGGAATCCGGCGTGACAGCGTATGCTACACCGGTCATCTGAGTCGCTAGCGCTACGCTCGAACAAACGCCGCCCTCAAAGGAAAGCAGCTCGACGGTCACATCTGGAATCCCTGCGACTACAATCTCATCTATAGTTCCTGTCAGCGTGTTCCGAGGATCGATAGAGACAAAACCGGAGATATCATAAAGAGCCGGTTCGAATCCGATGTCGTTGCCACAGGAATTGCCTGCTCCACATCCGGCGTTGATCTCGCCTCCGACACGAACGCCATTGATCACCGCCGATCCGTCGGAAGTTGTTGTGACACCCGAAAGAGGCACATAGGCACTGTACAACCCCGAGTTAGTTGATTTCGGAATACGGATCTGATATTCGTCATAACCCGTCGAGAGCAGATTCCCGAACACGTTTTCCAAAACATAATTCAAGTCTGCGATCGCCGTGCTAGTCGCATCCGCGACCTTTACGGAACCCTGCCATAATTCAA contains these protein-coding regions:
- a CDS encoding response regulator, which translates into the protein MSFATPHIRIRVLLALMSFVCLPATGQLLPFTHYTPDNEIAPLPSADVIDVDQDRLGFIWMTVFSSGLVRYDGHSAEVYTTADGLRDLSVRTVTEDRLGRLWVASDGGLSVSTKPLGEYGPNERIQFTTTIGDTELLDVSVSQVAFSVDGMGRIWAGTSANGIVRYSIGDNGSAVADTISTSIQPGEPNLIVYAVETRRNGSVWAAVSRLNRSFFLRFADSADEHTIIPAPSADPINVLYDAPDSTLWIGTKTGAVWRLAEEAPNVRFEPVLSGYEGDVTDFNWSPDGMWVATSSSGAIRLDRAGSVVRTYSRRNGLRSDAINDIMTDREGNRWFAQSGGASKLRANFDAFLNYSAQSQVGEAPVLPAAQVTSVIPGKPNDRVGCSLWVGTFGGLACVYEDGSSEHILAEDGLRHSQINAIVTDASGRVWLGAYEGINGIRLPGTPRLPRAPEASRITVNGVGVDVGGYRRTTILSAVRLRMPLDSDRQRTIETIWFQGYRSIYLLLDDRWFTFRATSGLPATYYHAVAFDDEGRLWVGTRDHGLYRSRAPLTVASVESMERRPMTVSLGRGTRAFGDEVLGDIFEPIWEDGPVSKIESMVNDAGEMWVGTSGGLYSLSHDPVAVTAKIDVASGLPASNALSIAVSPTTKNLWVGTNAGLAEVDPESHEVVRTVTKQDGLIDNEVWYYGSVFVDESEKVYYGTANGLTVYSPVLDGPNSVAPTPRITRIAYRENNWGNNELVLEYAALSFANERQVQYRTRLVGYDEDWSSSTPDHRIRYTNLPAWLFSRNYTFELVATNNHGVASTFPVRSTISVMPAWFLRWWAFAIYLILAGGGIYGYIQHKTRIQAEQLAKERKINERLRRIDRLKDEFLANTSHELRTPLNGIIGIAESMIDGVAGVLSPKAMSNIGLIVASGKRLANLVNDILDFSKLKEHDLELQLKAVDMSVLGDIVLRVSEPLIQKKPLILKNAIPRDLPPALADENRLQQVLHNLVGNGIKFTPEGSVTLTGSVEGEFVRICVSDTGIGIPTDKQEAIFQSFEQVDASTAREYGGTGLGLAVTRQLVELHGGEIGVDSTPEKGSTFFFTLPLADGEADELEGAEYLQRIADAGVVQSGEGGEVESEVSVAADGEEFRVLVVDDEPINQQVMVNQLSMANYNVTQAMNGAEALRELSNGDKFDLVLLDVMMPRMSGFEVCNKIRETYLPSELPVIMVTAKNQVSDLVEGLSSGANDYITKPIAKSELLARIKTQLNLQKINEAYGRFVPREFLRYLNRESIIDVKLGDMVQKEMTIFVSDIRRFTTLSEKMTPEENFEFINAYLAQVSPVIRDHGGFIDRYTGDAIMALFPEQAEESVKASIDTLKMLSEINAVRKSQGDLPIEIGIGLHSGSLMLGIVGESERAQGDIFSDAVNLANRIEGLSKLYGASLVVSEETLSRLPADNTYHQRFLGKVQVKGKNEHVAVFEIYDGDPDYMIDLKLDTKNDFEEGLDCYFAREFTTASVCFKKVIDRNPDDKTANLYLRRSAQFMIQGVPDHWEGVEAVDEIGAGPSSPPPTSPNPSVSPRSTTSHRRVTAQPSRSSNGGALAPTNGEDGIVEKTSRLTAAKSAVDETQTVASEEVETSESRQPSELSLAAPREQDVTKAGKSKEKSKKKDKKKSKKKDGKRGKKAKKKKSKGK
- a CDS encoding glutamate synthase produces the protein MEPAPNITRRPRQQTKTPPCAAGCPSGTDVRGWLAVISQRTTFGYSESEALEKAWNMVVERNPFPATMGRICPHPCESGCNRSDKDGAVAVSAMERYLGDQAIQNKLKLPVIEGPARSESVGVIGSGPAGLSFAYQMAR
- a CDS encoding cyclic nucleotide-binding domain-containing protein, with the translated sequence MKSNLLGKFYDTGATLIQQGEVGDCMFVLQEGEVAVLKEEDGKEAVVDVLKKGEIFGEMAIIEKQVRSATVRAVTPVRVLTIDKKTFLRRVHEDPTLALNVLKTMSGRIRKLDAELTLLKGDLAPTTGKQ